In a single window of the Elaeis guineensis isolate ETL-2024a chromosome 6, EG11, whole genome shotgun sequence genome:
- the LOC105047688 gene encoding B3 domain-containing protein LFL1, which translates to MVGTRLTRTAIARAAKPSDTEAEDARADVPDLRSAVGFPARRRRRTAARQRPEVVQNVAALPSAAAETGRLPGARFSILDLNVPALDPDQAVKGLRFLLQKELSHSDASSLGRIVLPKREAEAHLPVLTARHGIEINMDDLETFQVWTFKYRYWPNNKSRMYILDNTANYINAHGLQIGDFIIVYKDDKKDRLVIRAKKAAKEQPASSADDEIFDSIVPDIVVASVRYSDLYYPLLDSVSMAYGMSNIYGDGLNYAFAADFTMGFSEERMGNPSNAESLTRFGWNPSLDDLW; encoded by the exons ATGGTCGGAACCAGATTGACCCGCACGGCCATCGCCAGAGCGGCCAAACCCTCAGACACGGAGGCGGAGGACGCGCGCGCTGATGTCCCCGACCTCCGGAGTGCCGTGGGTTTCCCGGCGAGACGGAGGAGGAGGACCGCCGCCAGGCAACGTCCGGAAGTTGTGCAGAACGTCGCTGCCCTGCCGTCCGCCGCTGCAGAGACCGGCCGTCTGCCCGGGGCC CGC TTTTCCATTCTGGATTTGAATGTACCAGCCCTTGACCCTGAT CAAGCCGTGAAGGGTTTGAGATTTCTCCTGCAAAAGGAGCTTAGTCACAGCGATGCTAGTTCCCTTGGAAGAATTGTTCTTCCAAAG AGAGAGGCAGAGGCTCACCTTCCAGTTCTTACAGCTAGACATGGTATTGAAATCAATATGGATGATTTGGAGACCTTTCAGGTTTGGACGTTCAAATACAG ATACTGGCCTAACAATAAAAGCAGGATGTACATACTTGACAACACTG CAAACTACATTAATGCTCATGGCCTTCAAATTGGTGATTTTATCATCGTATACAAAGATGACAAAAAAGATAGATTG GTCATTCGAGCAAAGAAGGCAGCAAAAGAACAGCCTGCCTCCTCTGCAGATGATGAAATCTTTGACTCCATTGTGCCTGACATTGTGGTGGCTAGTGTGAGGTATTCTGACCTGTATTACCCGTTGCTGGATAGTGTGAGCATGGCTTACGGAATGAGCAACATATATGGGGATGGCCTGAACTATGCCTTTGCAGCTGACTTCACAATGGGTTTCTCAGAAGAGAGGATGGGAAACCCTTCTAATGCTGAATCCCTCACAAGATTTGGGTGGAACCCGTCACTTGATGATCTCTGGTGA
- the LOC140858403 gene encoding cytidine deaminase 1-like, whose protein sequence is MEEETLRETAEMGFVIEAEAAAAMMTELGVASAPELLATLVPAAQRLARPTISNFPVGAVGLGTSGRIYIGVNVEFPGLPLHHSIHAEQFLITNAAVHGEAGIRCIAVSSAPCGHCRQFLQELRGAAEIQILVTSDGPGSAFRSLSSFLPRPFGPPDLLHKDHPLLLEPHYNKIALLDGDEEAEAAAGGGGGGGTCNGIGGGVEARLRVEAEGAARAAHAPYSKCPAGFAVADGRGRVYAGSYEESAAYNPSLGPVQAAVVAYMAAGGGGAGKGFEFVAAALVEAEGAVVSHEATARIFLAAVAPRAHLKVYRFRSSADPA, encoded by the coding sequence ATGGAGGAAGAAACGCTCAGAGAGACGGCGGAGATGGGGTTCGTGATCGAGGCGGAGGCCGCGGCGGCGATGATGACAGAATTGGGCGTCGCCTCCGCGCCGGAGCTGCTGGCGACGCTGGTCCCCGCCGCCCAGAGGCTGGCGCGGCCAACCATCTCGAACTTCCCGGTGGGAGCCGTCGGACTGGGGACGAGCGGCAGGATCTACATCGGGGTGAACGTGGAGTTCCCCGGGCTGCCGCTCCATCACTCCATCCACGCCGAGCAGTTCCTGATCACCAACGCCGCCGTCCACGGCGAAGCCGGGATCCGGTGCATCGCCGTCTCCTCCGCTCCTTGCGGCCACTGCCGCCAGTTCCTCCAGGAGCTCCGCGGGGCGGCGGAGATCCAGATCCTCGTCACCTCCGACGGCCCCGGATCCGCCTTCCgctccctctcctccttccttcccCGCCCCTTCGGCCCTCCCGATCTCCTCCACAAGGACCATCCCCTCCTCCTCGAACCCCACTACAACAAGATCGCCCTTTTGGACGGTGACGAGGAGGCGGAGGCCGccgccggcggcggcggcggcggcgggacCTGCAACGGGATCGGAGGAGGGGTGGAGGCACGGTTGAGGGTAGAGGCGGAGGGGGCGGCGAGAGCGGCGCACGCGCCCTACAGCAAGTGCCCGGCGGGATTCGCGGTGGCCGATGGGAGGGGGAGGGTGTACGCGGGGTCGTATGAGGAGTCTGCGGCGTATAACCCGAGCCTGGGGCCGGTGCAGGCGGCGGTGGTGGCATACATGGCGGCGGGCGGCGGCGGAGCCGGAAAGGGATTCGAGTTCGTGGCGGCGGCGCTGGTGGAGGCGGAGGGTGCGGTAGTGTCGCACGAGGCGACGGCGAGAATCTTCCTGGCGGCGGTGGCGCCGCGGGCCCACCTGAAGGTCTACCGCTTCCGATCCTCCGCCGACCCCGCCTAG